A single genomic interval of Methanococcus voltae harbors:
- a CDS encoding cobaltochelatase subunit CobN: MIKIGFVSTTDSDDAIFIEALTQITDNIFNKNNNDNNDNNDNKNLGDYLEFKVLPYKCEEETYEEFKNFSKRANIVFTKLMGGKDSFPQFEDFRDCLKKYNVPFLPLPTIGEHHPELDEAITVSNDVKLEVSKYLGLDGVENYKNLILYLAQKFADTDNKNIENPILKLSFEKPKSVPWQGIFWDNTYFEETEDYFKYLMEKYDYSEEDIQNKSKIGVIFYRNFYISNNRQHIEFLCNKLFEKGAIPVPVFYASLKNEMGCIGIEKTFEKYFYKNKTEKFGDSIIDALLNTSMFTLSMGTRTDLIEGEAEFLTNLNVPIIQANVLLNGYKEWKDSIAGLSPIDLVIGVAMPEFDGCIIHFPVSSSEKMGYNTLNTEIKKYIPIKDRVNKIVDMTLKYSVLNKKPNCDKKIAIIFHNYPPRNDKIASAHGLDSPESVLNILKTMEKAGYRVNTNYENGTELIKQMLECATNDLRYMTEDKIKKAVGKISREDYKEWYDNLSDKVKNELIRDWGDIPGEVMNFDGKLIVPGILEGDGGNIFISVQPQRGYSDNKDALYHSVDIVPPHHYLAYYKWVKNVFKADAVMHIGKHGTLEWLPGKGLGLSEDCYPDVCSELPNIYPYIVNNPGEGTQAKRRGYATIITHLIPPMTISEIYDDLMTLERSIDEYYELDGTENKSSMSAEDSNLDLDMSTKKGFLKQEIIEKIRELKLDEDLMDSKSLDDIQTTGRKNNDRTTNKEEETGSNDESYINYLNSLSKEEFDDFLTKIHNYLEDLKTRQINDGLHIMGLPLYDTKLNNMLFMITRWQYQYLEILSSSLGYNWDELNEDKGKNHFIIDKIYEIGSNLLFEYEKLNFDKNRINELYEFCKNPEINEDKNINNTEDVDNILYKISFTKELKEVLAIVSDIHTNLMKVGDELTNTVRGIAGEYIPPRIAGAPTRDTRCIPTGRNFYSCNPEEIPTTSANDLGIKLANQLIDKYVAEEGEYPEYLGVVLWSSPTMRTKGDDVAEILHLLGVRPVWKNKKVIGTEVISLEELKRPRIDTTLRISGLLRDTFPQIIYLIDDAIRVVAKLDEPDEMNFIKKHYKEEMAEKINGGMSEVEAEKTSLYRIFGDRAGTYGAGIAELITEQNWETVEDMGKVYVEWGCNVYGRDCYGIVAKDEFIRQLSRIQATVKNEDNQEGDILEGDDFNSYHGGLIAAITHYSGKQPRSYVGDSSNPNKLETKHLKEECKQIFRTKIMNPKWIKGMKRHGYKGAGDMSKMIDNTFAWDATSNIADDWMYETIAKTYVFDEEMQEFFEENNPYAELNIIERLFEANARNMWNASDETLEKLRQRYLEIDGDLEESM, encoded by the coding sequence ATGATAAAAATCGGCTTTGTATCGACGACAGATAGTGATGATGCTATTTTTATAGAGGCTTTAACTCAAATAACGGACAATATATTCAATAAAAATAATAACGATAATAACGATAATAACGATAATAAAAATTTAGGGGATTATTTAGAGTTTAAAGTTCTTCCTTACAAGTGCGAAGAAGAAACATACGAGGAATTCAAGAACTTTTCAAAACGTGCAAACATCGTATTTACTAAATTAATGGGTGGAAAGGATTCATTTCCCCAATTTGAAGATTTTAGGGACTGTTTAAAAAAATATAATGTTCCATTTTTACCCCTTCCAACTATTGGGGAGCATCACCCTGAGCTTGACGAAGCGATAACGGTTTCAAACGACGTAAAACTTGAAGTATCCAAATATTTGGGTTTGGATGGCGTAGAAAATTATAAAAATTTAATTTTATACCTTGCCCAAAAATTTGCAGATACCGACAATAAAAATATTGAAAATCCAATTTTAAAATTAAGTTTTGAAAAACCAAAATCTGTACCTTGGCAGGGCATATTTTGGGACAATACATATTTTGAAGAAACCGAGGATTATTTCAAATATTTAATGGAAAAATATGATTATTCTGAAGAAGATATACAAAATAAATCCAAAATAGGCGTAATTTTTTACAGAAATTTCTACATATCAAACAATAGGCAACATATTGAATTTTTATGCAATAAGTTGTTTGAAAAGGGCGCAATTCCGGTACCGGTATTTTATGCAAGTTTAAAAAATGAAATGGGTTGCATCGGTATAGAAAAGACCTTTGAAAAGTATTTCTATAAAAATAAGACTGAAAAATTCGGGGATTCTATAATTGATGCATTATTAAATACAAGTATGTTTACTCTTTCAATGGGTACAAGAACCGACTTAATCGAAGGCGAAGCAGAGTTTTTAACCAATTTAAATGTACCAATAATACAAGCAAATGTACTATTAAATGGTTATAAGGAATGGAAAGACTCAATAGCTGGATTAAGCCCTATAGATTTAGTTATAGGGGTAGCAATGCCTGAATTTGATGGTTGTATTATTCATTTTCCAGTATCGAGCTCTGAAAAGATGGGCTATAATACATTAAACACTGAAATAAAGAAATATATCCCGATAAAAGACAGGGTAAATAAAATAGTTGATATGACGCTTAAATATTCTGTACTTAATAAGAAACCAAATTGTGATAAAAAAATTGCAATAATCTTCCATAATTACCCTCCGAGAAATGATAAAATAGCTTCTGCTCACGGATTAGATAGTCCGGAAAGTGTATTAAACATCTTAAAAACTATGGAAAAAGCAGGTTATCGAGTAAACACAAACTACGAGAATGGAACGGAATTAATTAAACAAATGCTTGAATGTGCTACAAATGATTTAAGATATATGACGGAAGATAAAATTAAAAAGGCCGTTGGAAAAATTAGTCGAGAAGATTATAAAGAATGGTACGACAATCTTTCCGATAAAGTTAAAAACGAACTTATTAGGGATTGGGGCGATATTCCTGGCGAAGTTATGAATTTTGATGGTAAATTAATTGTTCCGGGTATTTTAGAAGGTGATGGGGGCAATATATTTATTTCCGTACAACCTCAAAGAGGTTATAGTGATAATAAAGATGCCCTATACCATTCTGTAGATATTGTACCTCCCCATCACTATTTAGCATATTATAAATGGGTTAAAAACGTATTTAAGGCTGATGCGGTTATGCATATCGGTAAGCACGGCACTCTCGAATGGTTGCCAGGTAAAGGTTTAGGACTTTCGGAAGATTGTTATCCAGACGTTTGTTCGGAATTGCCTAATATATATCCTTATATCGTAAATAATCCTGGAGAAGGTACGCAGGCCAAAAGAAGAGGTTATGCTACCATAATTACGCATTTAATACCTCCTATGACCATATCTGAGATTTACGATGATTTGATGACTCTTGAGAGGAGTATCGATGAATATTATGAATTAGACGGTACTGAAAATAAGAGTTCTATGTCAGCGGAAGATTCTAATTTGGATTTAGATATGAGTACTAAAAAAGGATTTTTAAAGCAAGAAATTATCGAAAAGATAAGGGAATTAAAGCTCGATGAGGATTTGATGGATTCAAAGAGTTTAGACGATATTCAAACCACGGGTAGAAAAAATAATGATAGAACTACGAATAAAGAAGAAGAAACCGGTTCAAATGATGAAAGTTATATAAATTATTTAAATAGTCTTTCTAAGGAAGAATTTGATGATTTTTTAACAAAAATTCATAATTATTTGGAAGATTTAAAAACAAGACAAATTAATGACGGTTTACATATAATGGGCTTACCGTTGTATGATACTAAATTAAATAATATGCTATTTATGATTACTCGTTGGCAATATCAATATTTGGAAATTCTTTCAAGTAGTTTAGGTTATAATTGGGATGAATTAAACGAAGATAAGGGTAAAAATCATTTTATAATCGATAAAATTTATGAAATTGGAAGTAATTTATTATTTGAGTATGAAAAATTGAATTTTGATAAAAATAGGATAAATGAATTATACGAATTCTGTAAAAATCCTGAAATAAATGAAGATAAAAATATTAACAATACGGAAGATGTTGACAATATACTCTATAAAATATCGTTTACAAAAGAATTAAAGGAAGTATTGGCAATAGTATCGGATATCCATACAAATCTTATGAAAGTAGGTGATGAATTAACAAATACTGTACGAGGAATTGCGGGAGAATACATACCTCCAAGAATCGCAGGAGCCCCTACAAGGGATACAAGATGTATACCTACAGGTAGGAACTTCTATTCTTGCAACCCTGAAGAAATACCAACTACTTCAGCAAATGATTTAGGTATTAAACTTGCAAATCAATTAATCGATAAATACGTTGCAGAAGAAGGGGAATATCCCGAATATTTAGGTGTTGTACTTTGGAGTTCGCCTACTATGCGAACCAAAGGGGACGATGTAGCGGAGATATTGCACCTTTTAGGTGTTAGACCAGTTTGGAAAAATAAAAAAGTAATTGGTACGGAGGTAATATCTCTCGAAGAGCTCAAAAGACCGAGAATTGATACAACCCTTAGGATAAGTGGTTTATTAAGGGATACATTCCCTCAAATCATCTATTTAATTGATGACGCCATTAGAGTTGTTGCTAAACTTGATGAACCGGACGAAATGAACTTTATTAAGAAACATTATAAGGAAGAAATGGCGGAAAAGATAAATGGCGGAATGTCTGAAGTTGAAGCTGAAAAAACAAGTCTTTATCGGATTTTTGGGGATAGGGCAGGTACTTACGGCGCAGGAATTGCCGAATTAATCACCGAGCAAAACTGGGAAACCGTTGAAGATATGGGTAAAGTTTATGTTGAATGGGGTTGTAATGTATATGGAAGAGACTGCTATGGGATAGTTGCAAAAGACGAATTTATAAGACAGCTTTCGAGGATACAAGCGACTGTTAAAAACGAGGATAACCAGGAAGGGGATATCCTTGAAGGGGACGACTTTAACAGCTACCACGGTGGTTTAATTGCAGCAATCACACATTACTCAGGTAAGCAGCCAAGGAGTTATGTGGGTGATTCCTCAAACCCTAACAAATTAGAAACTAAACATTTGAAAGAAGAATGTAAACAGATATTCAGAACAAAAATTATGAATCCAAAATGGATTAAAGGGATGAAAAGACACGGTTATAAAGGAGCCGGAGATATGTCCAAAATGATAGACAACACATTTGCGTGGGACGCCACTTCAAACATTGCAGATGATTGGATGTATGAGACAATAGCTAAAACTTACGTATTTGACGAGGAAATGCAAGAATTCTTCGAAGAAAACAATCCTTATGCTGAGTTAAATATTATCGAGCGTTTATTTGAAGCAAATGCGAGAAATATGTGGAATGCTTCCGATGAAACTCTTGAAAAGTTAAGACAAAGATATTTGGAAATCGATGGGGACCTTGAAGAAAGTATGTAA
- a CDS encoding radical SAM protein: protein MKYLILKLTNNCNLRCKYCYANLSSDLDGDISNRNMDFETAKKAIDYLLSIDNNLKIQFTGGEPLLNFELLKKIVEYCNNLNLQIKNENKRENKRENKINKINKLNKLNNKKYNIKFAIQTNGTIINSEIIEFIKKFKIGLGISLDDLNNEFRVYANEKPCKIDVLKNMTLLKQNGVHFGITSVITSKNMCETILEELIIYLLSLEVHSISFDFLKLKNKDEFDNNGIFEPEYEDFIKLINKLGAKKYPISIKNLNRKNNNGNSNKYCYLNSGDLLYVNEVGNIYACPTLEGIDNMYFGTVNDLNNNFKLPKFNSKGCFARYYLKNI from the coding sequence ATGAAGTATTTGATTTTAAAACTTACTAATAATTGCAATTTACGGTGTAAATACTGTTATGCAAATTTATCGTCTGATTTGGATGGTGATATTAGTAATAGAAATATGGATTTTGAAACCGCCAAAAAAGCCATAGATTACTTATTAAGTATCGACAATAATTTAAAAATACAATTTACCGGCGGAGAACCTCTTTTAAATTTTGAACTACTTAAAAAGATTGTTGAATATTGTAATAATCTTAATTTACAAATAAAAAATGAAAATAAAAGAGAAAATAAAAGAGAAAATAAAATAAATAAAATAAATAAACTAAATAAACTAAATAATAAAAAATATAATATAAAATTCGCAATCCAAACAAATGGTACGATTATTAATTCTGAGATAATAGAATTCATAAAAAAATTTAAAATAGGGCTTGGAATTAGCTTAGATGATTTAAATAATGAATTTAGGGTATATGCAAATGAAAAGCCTTGTAAAATCGATGTTTTAAAAAATATGACATTGCTTAAACAGAACGGTGTTCATTTTGGTATTACATCGGTGATTACATCTAAAAATATGTGTGAAACCATACTCGAAGAGTTAATAATCTATTTATTGAGTTTGGAGGTTCATAGCATTAGCTTTGATTTTTTAAAACTTAAAAATAAAGACGAATTTGATAATAATGGAATTTTTGAACCGGAATATGAAGATTTTATAAAATTAATTAATAAATTGGGTGCTAAAAAATATCCTATTTCTATAAAAAATTTAAATCGAAAAAACAATAATGGAAACAGTAATAAATACTGTTATTTGAATTCTGGTGATTTATTGTACGTCAATGAAGTGGGAAATATTTATGCTTGCCCAACTCTTGAAGGAATCGATAATATGTACTTTGGAACTGTAAATGACCTCAATAATAATTTTAAACTTCCCAAATTTAATTCAAAAGGTTGTTTTGCGAGATATTATCTTAAAAATATATAA
- a CDS encoding ATP-binding protein → MEIKKIADVLELPKLKEAYNNNYKTLREYHISIYQEFYELIKETEYIEYDNIKRKDIQWYPKIDYEKCVNCNECVNFCPKGVYVQNNNSVVVKYPYNCVINCTGCVSHACKYGAISFPEKISKSNQ, encoded by the coding sequence ATGGAAATTAAAAAAATTGCAGATGTTTTAGAATTACCGAAGCTGAAAGAAGCATACAATAATAATTATAAGACTTTAAGAGAATACCATATTTCAATTTACCAAGAATTTTATGAATTAATCAAAGAAACAGAGTATATTGAATATGACAATATAAAAAGAAAAGATATTCAATGGTATCCAAAAATAGATTATGAAAAATGCGTGAATTGTAATGAATGCGTGAATTTTTGCCCAAAAGGTGTATATGTACAAAATAACAATTCTGTAGTGGTTAAATATCCCTATAATTGTGTAATAAACTGTACTGGGTGCGTTTCACACGCTTGCAAATATGGTGCAATTAGTTTTCCCGAAAAAATTAGTAAATCGAATCAATAA
- a CDS encoding tetratricopeptide repeat protein, producing the protein MEFVNKFNNNFKKTKKTKKTKKCKITGNLTDIEYLYNLQDINEMLDEDPDNVCLLREKAKILIKSKNYAKATTVLNNIVENCPDDLISNTYFAVIAYYNGDYELCRKRIQKIFEKAYDYSDLDEYITYYISEFEETMPEFKNYYENEVYYQKMQNYLDNNNYDLALQYAKKLFEITKSEEYIKLIEEISIRKLEQDDKVVILKNIEQLEKDIKYSIYFKNYDIALDNINKLLSNRSYLVYIDVLYYKKLIEKINYEKEKINMGLGTNVIKKYSNEQMDYKINDNLSKISKNKIKDPKKVRNSPNFHKKSSISNKYISHIQKYIQKYIQKLNI; encoded by the coding sequence ATGGAATTTGTTAATAAATTTAATAATAACTTTAAAAAAACTAAAAAAACTAAAAAAACTAAAAAATGCAAAATTACTGGAAATTTAACTGATATAGAATACCTATATAATTTGCAGGATATTAACGAAATGCTTGACGAAGACCCTGATAATGTATGTTTATTACGAGAAAAAGCTAAAATACTCATAAAATCCAAAAATTACGCCAAAGCTACGACTGTATTAAATAATATCGTGGAAAATTGCCCAGATGATTTAATATCAAATACTTATTTTGCAGTTATTGCATATTACAATGGAGATTATGAGCTTTGCCGTAAAAGAATTCAAAAAATATTTGAAAAAGCATACGATTACAGCGATTTAGATGAATATATTACATACTACATTTCAGAATTTGAAGAAACTATGCCGGAATTTAAAAATTATTATGAAAATGAAGTATACTATCAGAAAATGCAAAATTATTTGGATAATAATAATTATGATTTAGCACTTCAATATGCTAAAAAATTATTTGAAATTACCAAATCTGAAGAATATATTAAATTAATTGAAGAAATATCTATTAGAAAATTAGAGCAAGATGACAAGGTTGTTATACTTAAAAACATTGAACAATTGGAAAAAGATATAAAATACAGTATTTATTTTAAAAATTATGACATTGCACTGGATAATATTAATAAATTACTAAGTAATAGAAGTTATTTAGTCTATATTGATGTATTATATTATAAAAAATTAATTGAAAAAATTAATTATGAAAAAGAAAAAATTAATATGGGTTTAGGGACAAATGTTATTAAAAAATACTCAAATGAACAAATGGATTATAAAATAAACGATAATCTATCAAAAATATCCAAAAATAAGATTAAAGACCCTAAAAAAGTTAGAAATTCCCCTAATTTTCATAAAAAATCGTCAATATCTAATAAATATATTTCACATATTCAAAAATATATTCAAAAATATATTCAAAAATTGAATATATAA
- a CDS encoding oxidoreductase/nitrogenase component 1, which translates to MCKTNLNDENVNSTTDTKNSVKQDILMYTLRDHLFNGIRQHSNWQYHKYGINCKLSGSLNTAVELENSKVIVHGCSHCAFNQRLSPRTMYDPAYDVECTNMTEKDVIYGGEEKLRAKIIEVYEKYHPKIITVLPSCVPGLIMDDITGVITTLNDEGILKDCKLVHVASEGFSHRAKNAFERVMKDYTKAWKNPKDVPNYEIRGCGKQEALYSFFKQLYGRDEEEKIETVAKIETAENFKTDADTNNTDSFKVVNIESIGLQGFVNKLEVENISKILKKASIDVNLIPTNLEHCNNASKADLNVVMGNIRWAERMKQEFGINYVKKWFYHYGIDGTEQFFNEIFENVGLSDEKLENAKKIVSDEKEKAVLKLKEYSEFLGKYDYAVYTSGFFTTPYILKIYLEDYGLPIKYVLLDTKSLKNLNISDETIDETVESIQKLFKEWNYDIKIILDPEIDELNDIAKNVDYILGDRHLPYIENIPIINLHLVSSFLYRSSFDLLTEFSKYMVRKIKIKQNSKYQIDNSKLIISKFEYDKVHYPLLDEEIPRNSMKIWREIWAIKSE; encoded by the coding sequence ATGTGTAAAACCAATTTAAACGATGAAAATGTAAATAGTACAACTGATACAAAAAATAGTGTAAAACAAGATATTTTAATGTATACACTTCGAGACCATCTTTTTAACGGAATTAGGCAACATTCAAACTGGCAATACCATAAATATGGTATAAACTGCAAACTTTCGGGCTCACTAAATACTGCTGTTGAACTTGAAAATTCAAAAGTAATAGTGCACGGATGTTCCCATTGTGCTTTTAATCAACGATTATCCCCTCGAACTATGTATGACCCGGCTTATGACGTTGAATGTACGAATATGACTGAAAAAGACGTAATATACGGGGGAGAAGAAAAATTACGTGCTAAAATAATAGAGGTCTATGAAAAATATCACCCTAAAATAATTACAGTATTGCCTTCTTGCGTACCTGGTTTGATTATGGACGACATTACCGGCGTTATTACTACATTAAACGACGAAGGTATACTAAAAGATTGCAAATTAGTACACGTGGCTTCAGAAGGCTTTTCTCACCGTGCAAAAAACGCTTTTGAAAGAGTTATGAAAGATTACACCAAAGCGTGGAAAAACCCAAAAGACGTGCCTAATTATGAAATAAGGGGCTGTGGAAAACAAGAAGCGCTTTATTCATTTTTTAAGCAACTTTATGGTCGAGATGAAGAGGAAAAAATAGAAACAGTAGCAAAAATAGAAACAGCCGAAAACTTTAAAACAGATGCTGATACTAACAATACAGATTCTTTCAAAGTCGTAAATATTGAATCCATAGGTTTACAGGGTTTTGTAAACAAATTAGAAGTTGAAAATATATCTAAAATTCTAAAAAAGGCTTCAATAGACGTAAATTTAATACCTACTAATTTAGAACATTGTAATAATGCAAGCAAAGCTGATTTAAACGTTGTAATGGGCAATATACGATGGGCAGAGCGTATGAAACAGGAATTTGGCATAAATTACGTTAAAAAATGGTTTTACCATTATGGAATCGATGGTACTGAACAATTTTTCAACGAAATATTTGAAAATGTAGGATTAAGCGATGAAAAATTAGAAAATGCTAAAAAAATTGTTAGTGATGAAAAAGAAAAAGCAGTGTTAAAATTAAAAGAATATTCTGAATTCTTGGGTAAATATGATTATGCTGTTTATACGTCAGGATTTTTCACTACGCCGTATATTTTAAAAATATATTTGGAAGATTACGGTTTACCGATTAAATATGTGTTATTAGATACCAAATCACTTAAAAATCTTAATATATCCGATGAAACAATCGACGAAACTGTGGAAAGTATTCAAAAATTGTTTAAAGAATGGAATTACGATATAAAAATAATATTAGACCCTGAAATCGATGAATTAAACGATATTGCTAAAAATGTAGATTACATATTAGGCGATAGACATTTACCATATATTGAAAATATTCCAATAATCAATTTACACCTTGTTTCGTCATTCCTATACCGTTCAAGCTTTGATTTGTTAACAGAATTTTCTAAATACATGGTGCGTAAAATTAAAATTAAACAAAACTCTAAATACCAAATTGATAATTCAAAATTGATAATTTCCAAATTTGAGTATGATAAAGTCCATTACCCACTTTTAGACGAAGAAATACCTCGAAACTCTATGAAGATATGGAGAGAAATTTGGGCAATAAAATCAGAATAA
- a CDS encoding cache domain-containing protein has protein sequence MKIPGLNKINMKLLIIILAASLIPLASLGIITNNMVSEKLDQQMISDVNQDVVAINGLTNEHLSNLKSAITPVNQGPLVSAIEDKDYNALYAKSKEYKSKMEYIDYVAFCDADMNVISSSQGKTESLNLNSLIGSTVSSGKYMSYEIMNTETANKIDPESLISGVDGVFCAVSAVPLKANGKVEGYIVGIDFLNKDAYVLDKIQRNTHEMAELIMGNKWVALGKDSTQSLMGKTIPDSNYEKILNENSEPFKEEIAGIVYYDTIIPIKNAKNEIIGAWYVGLPAELTMQIISEIQITILIIGILNVLLTLLLALFTNRLIVRPLVSLKTNVQEFANGNHNVRANVKTGDELQELGESFNEMADNVVKLNKTLDMDKAKLAELLEEV, from the coding sequence ATGAAAATCCCGGGATTAAATAAAATAAATATGAAGCTATTAATTATAATTTTGGCGGCATCATTAATCCCCCTTGCCTCCTTAGGTATAATTACAAACAATATGGTTTCTGAGAAGTTAGACCAACAAATGATTTCTGACGTTAATCAGGATGTTGTGGCCATTAATGGCCTTACAAATGAACATTTATCCAATTTAAAATCTGCAATTACCCCCGTAAATCAGGGACCTTTGGTAAGTGCGATTGAAGATAAAGATTATAATGCATTATATGCCAAATCAAAAGAATATAAATCTAAAATGGAGTATATTGATTATGTAGCGTTTTGTGATGCGGATATGAATGTAATATCTTCTTCACAAGGTAAAACTGAATCATTAAATTTAAATTCACTTATTGGTTCAACAGTAAGTTCTGGTAAATATATGTCATACGAAATAATGAATACCGAAACTGCAAACAAAATTGACCCTGAATCTTTAATTTCTGGCGTTGATGGAGTTTTCTGTGCCGTTTCTGCAGTACCATTAAAAGCTAATGGTAAAGTAGAAGGTTATATTGTCGGTATTGATTTTTTAAATAAAGATGCATATGTTTTAGATAAAATACAACGAAATACCCACGAAATGGCCGAATTAATTATGGGCAATAAATGGGTTGCATTAGGTAAGGATAGTACTCAGTCATTAATGGGTAAAACAATACCTGACTCAAATTATGAAAAGATTTTAAATGAGAATAGCGAACCATTTAAAGAAGAAATTGCAGGTATTGTATATTACGATACAATAATACCAATTAAAAATGCAAAAAATGAAATTATTGGAGCTTGGTATGTGGGATTACCTGCAGAATTAACAATGCAAATAATTTCGGAAATACAGATTACTATATTAATAATAGGTATATTAAACGTCCTTTTGACGTTACTTTTAGCCTTATTCACAAACAGATTAATTGTAAGACCATTGGTTTCTTTAAAAACTAATGTGCAAGAATTTGCAAATGGAAACCATAATGTTAGAGCCAATGTAAAAACTGGTGATGAATTACAAGAATTAGGCGAATCATTCAACGAAATGGCCGATAACGTAGTTAAGTTGAATAAAACATTAGATATGGATAAAGCTAAGTTAGCAGAACTATTGGAAGAAGTAAG
- a CDS encoding YbjQ family protein, whose product MLITTQNKFSDYEIEKTLGIAKGNTARAKNIGKDIVAGFRNIVGGEIQEYTEMIAGSREQAMDRMIADAERMGADAVVCMRFETSQVMQGVSELLCYGTAVKLKK is encoded by the coding sequence ATGCTAATTACAACGCAAAATAAATTTTCAGACTATGAAATTGAAAAAACTTTGGGAATTGCAAAAGGAAACACTGCAAGAGCTAAAAATATAGGTAAAGACATCGTTGCAGGATTTAGAAATATCGTGGGTGGTGAAATACAAGAATACACCGAAATGATAGCGGGCTCTCGTGAACAAGCTATGGATAGAATGATAGCAGATGCCGAAAGAATGGGTGCAGACGCCGTAGTTTGTATGAGATTTGAAACTTCACAAGTTATGCAAGGAGTTTCAGAACTTTTATGCTATGGAACTGCCGTAAAATTAAAAAAATAG
- a CDS encoding nucleoside recognition domain-containing protein produces MEFFEIIYSSAYGSLRYTLGISITIVITVFIMNYLINAGLMKKISEYLNPFTKKLGINEILTYSMLVCFFDPTVGYSLLADGIKDNKVSEKEAIGTALANSFPSNASEILTYYIAVVVPLLGIVGIYYTVIRLGISLFKTLVGLIYLKKVSKPREDIFKFKKIDRKKNVKTSFEKTFSLVKRIVPVMFITMFIVMVISEMGYLDNYNIFMEPFTEIMGISPSVGILVITNLANFSASLVLASEFLQNGVLNGKEVLIGLLFANVISFSTKYARYSLPFNISIFGAKLGTKIVIISSILAFLGDLFGILFLLFLL; encoded by the coding sequence ATGGAATTTTTTGAAATTATATATTCATCGGCATACGGTTCTTTAAGGTATACGCTCGGAATATCCATCACAATTGTAATTACCGTATTTATAATGAATTACTTGATTAATGCAGGGTTAATGAAAAAAATAAGTGAGTATTTAAACCCTTTTACTAAAAAATTGGGGATAAATGAAATATTAACATATTCAATGCTCGTATGTTTTTTTGACCCTACGGTAGGGTATAGTTTATTAGCCGACGGAATAAAAGATAACAAAGTAAGTGAAAAAGAGGCCATAGGTACTGCTTTGGCTAATTCTTTTCCATCAAATGCATCAGAAATACTTACCTACTACATTGCGGTTGTAGTGCCACTATTGGGCATAGTTGGAATATATTATACAGTTATTAGGTTAGGAATATCCTTATTCAAAACTTTAGTCGGTTTAATTTACCTAAAAAAAGTTTCAAAGCCACGTGAAGACATTTTTAAATTTAAAAAAATCGATAGAAAAAAGAATGTTAAAACATCATTTGAAAAAACATTTTCACTTGTTAAGCGTATTGTACCCGTAATGTTTATTACGATGTTTATTGTAATGGTAATTTCCGAAATGGGATATTTAGACAATTATAACATATTTATGGAGCCATTCACTGAAATTATGGGCATAAGTCCGAGTGTAGGCATATTAGTAATCACTAACTTAGCTAACTTTTCAGCTTCATTAGTACTTGCATCAGAATTTTTGCAAAATGGCGTATTAAATGGAAAAGAAGTTTTAATTGGATTACTTTTTGCAAATGTAATAAGTTTTTCAACTAAATATGCAAGATATTCCTTACCTTTTAATATTTCAATTTTTGGGGCTAAATTGGGTACTAAAATAGTTATAATAAGCTCGATACTTGCATTTTTGGGCGATTTATTCGGAATATTGTTTTTATTATTCCTTTTATAA